Part of the Zingiber officinale cultivar Zhangliang chromosome 6A, Zo_v1.1, whole genome shotgun sequence genome, tggccggccactttaggtggagttgtaacctccatggaaggccaagagtcacaactcttggtaactcccatgaggtgacatcccacttaagcaaccatgatgatgtggagcatcatcattgtccCACTCactgtcaactcaccaatgaggtggcaaatagtcaagtcaaacttgacctttcatcttcctctcaagtcaagtcaaacttgaccacttctctctcttggttgatctaatctaaccattggttcaagttaattttaatttaatgaatctctattcattgaattaaattaattcaatgagtctaagtccaaattagactcatctaatacatgaaccaaattgagtccaactcaattagcctactttggattactcttaatccaatttggttcatcacatgaacttaatcctttaggttcatcaaatgaacctaatctccatctaattttcctttgtgtgtgaccctataggttcttataacgttggcaatgctcctaaacccttttagaagcataagtaatgagcggtatctagcaacacatcattactacccaagttataagaatgttgagatccaacatcaccttgtgactactaattgtgactcctcacaatatatgacaagtgtccttctatcctagacatctagattgatcaatgtgaggcatagaccgtgttatcctctgaccaatctaaatcttgaactccaagtagactcactaaaccaaatgagctcaatatctcatattggctcatttgggcatagccatgcacttcgtggtctcactctatcaagaatatcgatgtctctcccgtcatataggagggatagatcccatctacatcactcacatccctctgcataattcgttacatacccagtaatcgcctttatagtccatccagttacgggtgacgtttgacgaaaccaaagtacataactccttatgtagggaaccatggtaacttcaggtctaaggactagtagttatactaatagctacatgagaaagtatatgacactcatataacgatccatgatactttctcatggcgggtcattcagtatacattctccaatgcatacccatgtgtcaacttaatatctctatatccatgacttgtgagatcaagtcatcgagttgacctacatgctagtcgtattgcattaatattgtccctgaatgttaacactcgactaggaatgattaagagtagtgtttcttatatcatctcactatcggttcaactaacggattgatataggtgagaaccttctactcaaggacgctattatacttagtttatttggcaccaatacaaataagcataatgaccaaaaataaatgcctttatttatataataatatgatacaataagtccataatacaatcatcaaatgattggctctagggctctaactaacaatccaaGCGCCTAGATCTCTATACGCTGGGAATATATACAGGCGTTCGAAAATTTTTCTAGATCATTTGCTTTATTTGCCTTCATCACAGAGTTAATATACAAGTATAATAAAGATAATATAATCAATTTGACAGTCTCAGAACTATTCGGTCTTGACATTTAGATTTCACTGAAACCCTAGGTCGGATTGACACTTACTATTCCCTTCAAGGTAATGCATACTCACTTACTCTTCTCAAAAGGGTTTACTTGACTTGCCAAACATCCGATCCTCTAGATCTATTTTAACTTTTGCTCAATATTCGATCTTGATTTTCGGGACTTCTCGTTAGACGTCGAATCATCGATCCCTCTAGACTTCTACATGTTGTCCTCGACCCCTAGGTCTTCCCGTCTAGTGTCCTCGACCCCTAGGACTTCTGCTCGACATCCTCAATCTACCAAGTCTTCTGTGTAGTCCACTCGACCAGAACTTCTTTACCTAATTGCCATTAGGGTTTTTCCTTTATCTAGTGTccattaggattttttttattttgcctaacatccaattaACTTGACCTATTATGATTTTCTGATTTAACTATCTATACACTTAGTCAACCTTGATAGATCATAACATATCTTAACTTTGAAATCTTTGTCAATATCAAAATCAAGTTTGATAATATGATACTTTTAGCACCAATAGAAAATCCTAAAGTTTCTCCCATTAAAAAGTCATAATCCCTACATTGACCAACACCTGAAAAATGCCACTCGGTCTATCTGTTGGCTAGGTCAACGATCTGCCACATGGGCCCTTACTTTTCTGATCAATTAACATCTTAAATTTTTatcacatcaaaagaaaatatcctataatatATTGTAGCTAAGATTCCTATAATATACCTAGCTAAGATTCGAACtatcaatatttgaaaaactactaCAGCTCCTTACAATTGAATGATGATGGTAAGGAAAAtacaataataattaaaatcacaAAACGAAGATTTTTtattgaaaataatattattataatttaaaaagATAAATTTACAGTTGCCCCGTTGACATAAAATGGCTATAGTTTAGTGGTTAGAATTTCACATTTTGGCCGTGGAGACTCCTAATAGCcacatttttcattttctttatttaattggttattttattattttttattttaatttcacaATACGCATCCTCATATACTGCATTTCTTTATTTCATTTCCATTAACTTGTCCATTTATTTATACACAAATCGCACtccaatattttttatttattattttatatcatTCAACAGatctatcataaaaaaaatttaatgctTGTTCAAGTTTAATCTCGATTGGTTGGTGCATTCTATGATGAACaatcaaaaatatataatttaaactaTTTAATCTTATATGTGATTTTCATAGTTTAAAGTTAAAACCTCATATATCATCCATATTGGATTTGAAATGAAATTACAAATATTTTGTGTGCCAAGTGAAGAACAAGTTATTGTAAAACATGAAAGACATAGACGCTCCATTTAGCAATCCATCATGTATCAAACATGCAGTGGCCTTAAGATTATCGGGAGCCCGAACTTCGGGTGCAATACTACGACTATTTCATGAGGAGCATGCTTGTACTTAGGTGACAAAACAAAGGAGAATTGTTGTAAGATCATCGCGAGCACCATTTTAGCTTCCAACATCGCGAAGTTCTGCCCAATGCAAGATCGCGGAGTGATTGAGAATGGAAGGAACGCATTCGGGTGCGTTGCGGCCTTCGAAACTCCGTTTTCGAACCTAAGTGGGTTGAACTCGTTCGAGTCAGCCCCCCAAAGCTTTTTGTCCCTGTGAATTGTAGCTATTGGTATCATCAAGGCAACTCCCTTTGGTATCTTTATGTTTCCCAAAGTCGAATCTTTAGCGGTTTCTCGCCCTAACAAAACAATTGGACTATAGAGCCTCAATGCTTCGAGGAGAACCATGTTGACCTGCGAATACCGACATTTTATCGAAAAGAAAATGGAGAAGACAACATTGTTATAGTTGGTTAGGAGCGCGAATTTTACCAATTTCAACTTGCTAAGCATTTGTGCATTCGGAATCTCGTTCCCGCAATGTTGGATCACCTCTTCCCTGAGCTTCTCTTGCCAATCTCGGTTCGTGCTCAACAAGAACATAGTCCAAGTTAGCAAAAGTGAAGTCGTCTCCTGCCCGGCGAAAAAGAAAGTCTTGCATTCATCTATGATCTCGTCGATGCTTagtattttgttatgttgcactTGACTCGTGTCTAACATCAACCCGAGTAGATCAGTTCTTAAGCCTGAACCCTTCTTCGAGTCGAGTCGACTCTTTATGATGCTCGTCAATGTGTTTCGAATGACCTTTTCTAACTTCCATTTTTGCAAATTCTCCTTAGTAGGATAGTACCTACAAATCAAGTGAGCAAGCTGATGAGTTGGTACTTAAGAGATGTCAAAAAAGAGAgagatcgatcgatcaatcgatcattCGAGTCGAGTACTTGGATCCAGGGATGTTCAGACTCCCAAATGAACTTGCTGCCAGAAATTTTCTTTGAGCTAAAAACACTTCCTTTCCCTCTTTGTGGTCGTTGCCAAAGGTCGTGTGAGCAATCACATTCGTAGCCAATTCATGGAAGTTAGCCGAGACCTCGACCTCGATTTCCTTTTGCCGATCTTGTTCTTGACTTATTCTGTAGTGCCACTCTTCGATCAGTGCCTTGGTGCAATCCGCCATTGCCCTTGTCAAGAACTGTCATGGCATAAGTTAGACATATTGTAGCTGACCCCAAATAGTTATGACGATTTCACATTGTTATCTTAAGCTTATGGAGTAGTAACGAAAAACTAACTAACTTTGAGCTTGTCGATGGCGAAAGCGGGATTCAAAACTTTACGATGCCTGACCCAATCGTCGCCTTCGACTGACACCAAACCATTGCCCAAGAGGGCAAGAACAGTAGGAGGCAATTTCATCTTGGAGAAGAGACCCACTTTGTCTTCCAAAACCTCCTTAACCATCTCCATGTCGCTTATGCAAAGCTGGGGCTTGGTTCCATTCCAATACAAAAACGTTTTCCCTATcgacaagaaaaacaaaaacaaaaagtgATTGTTAAAAAAGAGAAATGGACAAGAAAAAGGATTGAATTTTGTTAGAATTCACCATCAAAGGATCATCACACTCACCGAATTGAGAGAACCATTTGTTGTAGTAGACACGAATTGTCTTGGTGATGTCATGGCAATGGTTATCAAGAACCAAATCATCCGTGGCTTGATTCAACTTCTTGAACTCCTCGATCGATCCCGATCCAAATCTATAGCCCGGACCGCTCACTCCTTGCTTTTTGAAGAATTTTGCGATCGCATAGGGCCTCCAAATCTGTTGAAGGATCCTCCCTAGGATCGTGATAAACACCACCAACAAAGCTCCTAAAACCAAATCCATGGAGTGAATTCCAATCTAGCTTTTATTTCTACTTATAGTCATAGTTGGCATTTTATATAGGGGCCAACTATTGTCGTATTATGTTAAATCTTGTCATAAATGAATCGTGTCATTCAATATATAATCTAATCTATTATACCTACTTTtatcaatttaaaattatatcttATAGATAAATATATAAGACCTAAAATTAGTgaggaaaaaaattattataaataccACAAAGGAAAGGACAATATATTTGAGAGTTATTGATGAGAAAATAGCTAAGAAATAacttttaataaatatattaaaggaAGGGAAgagattatttttaataatgtAATTTCTATTAAAGGAAGGGAACAGACATATAATGTATTTTTATGTGTGCTTAAATTTTGTAAAGTTTTATATAACTAAACATATATGAAATTTCATTAACTGATTTGAACTATGGTATCCTTAAAATTAAAGAGATTAGAAAAATAActatcaaataaaaaaaacaatttgAGTAAACCAAACATATTGGTCTTCAATTGTGATGATTTCTATGATGCATATAGCTTTTGAATTTTCTCTTCAATCCGATTGTTATCTTGTTTAGTTTAATCGGTTAAATTGATCGATCTTGAGACGATGAATGAAGCATTTCTTTCTATTCTACTAAGATACAAATAGTAAGAAATTAACGATGCAAGATGCACTTTCTTCATTTCTCTAAAATCCTTAAGTTCTTTGAGTTGCTATAAATAGAAGAAAACAAGCGATAGAAGGCTCTTGTTGTTAATATTCTCCATATATGGCATAAACAACTGAACAAACATGAAGGCATGGCTTCTTAAAGTTGTGAAATTAAAGATATATGTTCATAAAAAGGACGCTACAACACGAGCAAACATATCGTAGGGCAAAATCTATAAGCTTATTTT contains:
- the LOC121995356 gene encoding cytochrome P450 709B1-like produces the protein MDLVLGALLVVFITILGRILQQIWRPYAIAKFFKKQGVSGPGYRFGSGSIEEFKKLNQATDDLVLDNHCHDITKTIRVYYNKWFSQFGKTFLYWNGTKPQLCISDMEMVKEVLEDKVGLFSKMKLPPTVLALLGNGLVSVEGDDWVRHRKVLNPAFAIDKLKFLTRAMADCTKALIEEWHYRISQEQDRQKEIEVEVSANFHELATNVIAHTTFGNDHKEGKEVFLAQRKFLAASSFGSLNIPGSKYYPTKENLQKWKLEKVIRNTLTSIIKSRLDSKKGSGLRTDLLGLMLDTSQVQHNKILSIDEIIDECKTFFFAGQETTSLLLTWTMFLLSTNRDWQEKLREEVIQHCGNEIPNAQMLSKLKLVNMVLLEALRLYSPIVLLGRETAKDSTLGNIKIPKGVALMIPIATIHRDKKLWGADSNEFNPLRFENGVSKAATHPNAFLPFSITPRSCIGQNFAMLEAKMVLAMILQQFSFVLSPKYKHAPHEIVVVLHPKFGLPIILRPLHV